Proteins encoded within one genomic window of Mesobacillus subterraneus:
- a CDS encoding efflux RND transporter periplasmic adaptor subunit: MNKKIWIAIGVAGLVLLMAGVSIYRQAFAKGPEVKVQNPSKEEIADEIMIPGTVVLEEEQKVYASPEKGKLAEILVKEGETVKKGDVLAKYDHSALKLELERVKLQAESGYLRINQLDKKIKDVREKESELSKQIGKKAAKEQTEAEIDQFEAEKRLANIDLRQVLLQQKDTEARLQDLEIKSSIDGVVLQVNEESPADPAAAVKPVIHIGDLDAKGASGLLSEFDSMKVKEGQKVKLHSDVLPEKEWNGVVEEIAVFPEETQSQAMGGPSAVQYPIKVKATDMELKPGFQLIMEIETERKHALTVPAAAVLTDKDYVYVFLLKEGKSHKQEIETGIAFGSKMEVISGLSEKDRVIVNPSDDLKDGMEVDVK, from the coding sequence ATGAATAAGAAAATTTGGATTGCCATTGGCGTAGCCGGCCTGGTGCTGCTGATGGCAGGGGTGAGCATTTACAGGCAAGCCTTTGCAAAGGGACCGGAAGTGAAGGTGCAAAATCCGTCGAAGGAAGAAATCGCCGATGAAATCATGATTCCGGGAACTGTCGTACTCGAAGAAGAACAGAAGGTTTACGCTTCACCTGAGAAAGGCAAGCTGGCTGAGATTTTGGTTAAAGAAGGCGAAACGGTCAAAAAAGGTGATGTGTTGGCAAAGTATGATCACAGCGCTTTGAAGCTGGAACTGGAGCGAGTAAAACTTCAGGCAGAATCAGGCTACTTGCGAATCAATCAGCTGGATAAAAAGATAAAAGACGTACGGGAAAAGGAATCTGAGCTCAGCAAGCAAATTGGAAAAAAAGCTGCTAAAGAACAGACTGAAGCGGAAATCGACCAGTTCGAGGCTGAAAAAAGGCTTGCAAACATCGACCTCAGACAGGTGCTGCTCCAGCAGAAGGATACAGAAGCACGTCTGCAAGACTTAGAGATTAAGAGCTCGATAGATGGCGTGGTCCTCCAGGTGAATGAGGAAAGCCCAGCAGATCCTGCGGCGGCAGTGAAGCCAGTAATTCATATTGGGGATCTTGATGCTAAAGGAGCCTCCGGGCTTTTATCCGAGTTTGACAGCATGAAGGTAAAAGAAGGACAGAAGGTCAAGCTTCATTCAGATGTTCTTCCGGAGAAGGAGTGGAATGGTGTCGTAGAGGAAATTGCCGTCTTCCCGGAAGAAACACAATCACAGGCAATGGGTGGTCCTTCTGCCGTACAGTATCCTATTAAGGTGAAAGCAACTGATATGGAGTTGAAGCCAGGATTCCAGCTGATCATGGAAATCGAAACAGAACGCAAACATGCGCTTACGGTTCCGGCAGCGGCTGTCCTGACTGACAAGGATTATGTCTATGTGTTCCTTTTAAAAGAAGGAAAAAGCCACAAGCAGGAGATCGAAACAGGAATCGCTTTTGGCAGTAAAATGGAAGTTATCAGCGGTTTGAGTGAAAAAGATAGGGTCATTGTCAATCCGTCCGACGATTTGAAGGATGGAATGGAAGTGGATGTAAAATGA
- a CDS encoding Yip1 family protein: MEQELKSKIEKPSLIGMFWSPGEQFDRIRKNPKIWIPLILVSILYAIGMYLMTLSMDASYLGLDGMSEEEAAMVLAFSKITVAITGILTPVFVVLISSAIYMIFTKISGSDVTFKQLFSMNTHIMIIGAAGLLLNMLLRAAIGGNPEIFITSLAGLLNSDQAGVLGSIEVFSIWQSILTAIGLQRVAGLSKGWAWGIAIVFFLIGIGFAIIGAMFSNTMGV, encoded by the coding sequence ATGGAGCAAGAATTGAAAAGCAAAATCGAGAAACCGAGTTTAATAGGGATGTTCTGGAGTCCGGGAGAGCAATTTGATCGGATTAGGAAGAACCCGAAGATCTGGATTCCGCTGATTTTAGTGAGTATTCTGTATGCCATTGGCATGTATCTGATGACATTGTCAATGGATGCCTCTTACCTTGGGCTTGATGGAATGAGTGAGGAAGAAGCCGCCATGGTACTGGCTTTTTCAAAGATTACGGTTGCAATTACAGGAATCCTGACACCAGTGTTCGTAGTGCTGATATCAAGTGCGATTTATATGATTTTTACAAAAATCAGTGGTTCTGATGTAACATTCAAGCAATTATTTTCAATGAATACACATATCATGATCATCGGTGCTGCCGGCCTGTTGCTGAATATGCTCCTTAGGGCGGCGATTGGCGGTAATCCTGAAATCTTCATTACGAGTCTTGCCGGCTTGCTGAATAGTGACCAGGCGGGTGTTCTTGGATCGATCGAGGTATTTTCCATCTGGCAGTCGATTTTGACAGCGATCGGGCTTCAACGTGTTGCGGGTTTGTCAAAAGGATGGGCATGGGGCATTGCCATTGTCTTCTTCCTGATTGGTATCGGCTTCGCCATTATTGGGGCCATGTTCTCTAACACAATGGGTGTCTAA
- a CDS encoding ABC transporter permease produces the protein MNMMENLRMALGSLKAHKMRSILTMIGIIIGVGAVIIVVAIGQGGEAMLKTQLTGPGNTIELFYQPSDEEIQANPNIFNEAAFEQEDIRALEKIPEIKQVVASSSQLSKASFGQETVDASTTGVSQAFFEMNDIQAEKGRSFTAADFLGGRRVGIVSYSMQEELFGGESPVGKVIRIGVQPIEIVGVLEKPTGLFAFGAMQIYVPGKTWQVIYGKNDFTQVTLQAASADELQIAGKKAADLLNKMHDTKDSYMVINMEEMAEGIGKITNVMTLIIGSIAGISLFVGGIGVMNIMLVSVTERTREIGIRKALGATRSQIMTQFLIESVTLTLIGGVLGILLGWGSASVISYFAGWPSLVSWQVVTGAMLFSMIIGIVFGLLPANKASRLDPIDALRYE, from the coding sequence ATGAACATGATGGAAAATCTCCGGATGGCCCTCGGGTCGCTGAAGGCACATAAAATGCGATCGATTTTAACGATGATCGGCATCATCATCGGCGTCGGCGCTGTCATCATTGTGGTGGCGATCGGCCAGGGCGGGGAAGCGATGTTGAAGACCCAGCTAACTGGACCTGGAAACACGATTGAGCTGTTTTACCAGCCGTCTGATGAAGAAATTCAGGCAAATCCCAATATATTCAACGAAGCTGCTTTTGAGCAGGAAGACATCCGCGCGCTCGAAAAAATCCCTGAGATCAAGCAGGTAGTGGCATCGAGCTCGCAGCTCTCGAAGGCTTCCTTCGGTCAAGAAACTGTGGACGCCTCGACCACGGGAGTGAGCCAGGCCTTTTTCGAAATGAACGATATCCAGGCGGAGAAAGGCAGGAGCTTCACGGCAGCTGATTTCCTCGGCGGCAGAAGGGTCGGGATTGTCAGTTACTCGATGCAGGAGGAATTGTTCGGCGGCGAATCACCAGTGGGAAAAGTCATCCGCATCGGTGTGCAGCCGATTGAGATTGTGGGAGTGCTGGAGAAGCCTACCGGGCTATTCGCGTTTGGGGCGATGCAAATTTATGTCCCAGGTAAGACATGGCAAGTGATCTATGGTAAGAATGATTTTACCCAGGTGACACTTCAGGCAGCCTCAGCTGACGAACTGCAGATAGCCGGGAAAAAAGCAGCAGATCTCTTGAACAAAATGCATGACACCAAGGATTCCTACATGGTTATCAATATGGAGGAAATGGCCGAGGGAATCGGGAAAATCACCAACGTCATGACGCTGATCATCGGCAGCATCGCCGGGATTTCGCTGTTTGTCGGCGGAATCGGCGTCATGAATATCATGCTCGTATCGGTAACGGAACGGACGCGGGAAATCGGCATCAGGAAGGCGCTTGGCGCGACAAGATCGCAAATCATGACCCAGTTCCTGATCGAATCCGTCACCTTGACACTGATTGGTGGAGTGCTCGGCATCCTGCTCGGCTGGGGATCAGCTTCGGTGATTTCCTATTTTGCCGGCTGGCCATCGCTCGTATCCTGGCAAGTCGTGACCGGCGCCATGCTGTTCTCAATGATCATCGGCATTGTCTTCGGGCTGTTGCCTGCCAATAAAGCGTCAAGGCTGGATCCAATCGATGCATTGAGGTATGAATAG
- a CDS encoding ABC transporter produces the protein MSNGVHAACSVFELFLGVLVGVGLILLSTFGLVAGVLAFLGPLAATIGTIIGVIGLIVVILFAYCIIRRLWRCCFGGRC, from the coding sequence ATGAGTAACGGTGTTCATGCTGCGTGCAGTGTGTTCGAATTGTTCCTTGGTGTCCTGGTGGGGGTAGGGTTGATTCTGTTGTCTACTTTTGGATTAGTCGCTGGGGTCCTGGCATTCCTTGGCCCATTGGCTGCTACTATAGGTACAATTATAGGAGTAATTGGTCTAATCGTCGTCATCCTGTTTGCCTACTGCATCATACGAAGGTTATGGCGTTGTTGTTTTGGCGGCCGGTGCTAA
- a CDS encoding ABC transporter ATP-binding protein gives MIELKQITKSFAVGRETIDVLKGIDLSIQAGESVAIMGPSGSGKSTLMNIIGCLDKPTTGEYELAGENVSRYLDAELAKVRNQSIGFVFQQFHLLPRLTAVQNVELPMIYSGISKKERLERARAALEKVGLGDRMDHFPNALSGGQKQRVVIARSIVNEPKIILADEPTGALDTKTSQTIMELFTGLNEEGSTIVLVTHEREVAEYAQRTIMVRDGLIVSSTSTGRGIRT, from the coding sequence ATGATCGAACTGAAACAAATTACCAAATCCTTCGCAGTCGGCAGGGAAACGATCGATGTTTTAAAAGGGATCGATTTAAGCATTCAGGCAGGAGAATCGGTCGCCATCATGGGACCGTCTGGTTCGGGAAAGTCCACACTGATGAACATCATCGGCTGTCTCGACAAACCGACAACAGGCGAGTATGAGCTGGCTGGAGAAAATGTCTCCCGCTATTTGGATGCAGAACTTGCGAAGGTGAGGAACCAATCCATCGGCTTTGTCTTTCAACAGTTCCATCTGCTGCCGAGGCTGACAGCAGTCCAGAATGTCGAGCTGCCGATGATCTACAGTGGAATTTCGAAAAAGGAGCGCCTGGAGAGGGCGAGGGCTGCCCTTGAAAAGGTCGGCCTCGGTGACCGGATGGACCACTTTCCAAATGCCCTGTCAGGGGGGCAAAAACAGCGAGTGGTCATTGCCAGGTCGATCGTGAATGAACCGAAAATCATTCTCGCTGACGAACCGACCGGCGCACTGGATACGAAAACGAGTCAGACGATCATGGAGCTTTTCACCGGTTTAAATGAGGAAGGCTCAACGATTGTATTGGTCACCCATGAGCGGGAAGTCGCAGAATATGCGCAGCGGACGATCATGGTCAGGGACGGGCTGATTGTCTCTTCCACAAGTACTGGAAGGGGGATCCGCACATGA